A single window of Mugil cephalus isolate CIBA_MC_2020 chromosome 1, CIBA_Mcephalus_1.1, whole genome shotgun sequence DNA harbors:
- the si:ch211-63p21.2 gene encoding FH1/FH2 domain-containing protein 1 yields MKDSDQTKDLGWDFDQSWTSFLKPAARLCLNTLDFSDLWDEEDSAEDEGTVASKESCTCLQAPPAPPPLPPPPPPPPPPPPLLSPTLHSPCPKSRTLKLHWRELPNVAPLPRMTRFGTQTIWAGLEPVRLDTNKLTYLFESKGSVTSFNVVSGRQKQPSVSVLGMKRSNIITIALSSLPPPRLLPPAIYSMDSSVLDREDVQRLQALIPTEEELCLIKEAKSQNPHSSLAQAELCLLTLGEIPHLSTRLQLWAFALDYDSLEREIAEPLFHLKLAMEQLTASQTFRCILATVLAIGNFLNGCKARGFELSYLSKLSQVRDTHTRQPLLHHVCVLLLQLYPQSSDLYSDITAVTKAGKCDYSQVHSSFAQLESLCKASWEQLKVLEKSEEKKKGGKGDKRKGGGDEAAAPEGSLRYRLPKILKECEERLKVLRAVHRRVVNRFHLFLLFLGYSKAMVRDIKAEDFCKTISNFSLEYRATRQAILLQRERERQKSGAESSGPNTPVGRRKLQQTPSQENDEQSRLEEVLKTPESISRFDFTLPRNRRRMADIQGKFSRTLKW; encoded by the exons ATGAAGGACTCCGACCAAACCAAGGACCTGGGCTGGGACTTTGACCAGTCCTGGACTTCATTCCTAAAACCAGCGGCACGTCTCTGCCTCAACACTTTGGATTTTTCCGACCTCTGGGACGAGGAAGACAGCGCGGAAGACGAGGGAACCGTTGCGTCCAAAGAATCGTGCACATGCCTCCAGGCCCCTCCGGCACCACCACCCcttcctccacccccacctcctcctcctcctcctcctcctcttctgtccccAACTTTGCACTCGCCTTGCCCTAAAAGTCGCACCTTGAAGCTGCACTGGAGGGAGCTGCCCAACGTGGCCCCGCTCCCCAGGATGACGCGCTTTGGAACTCAGACTATTTGGGCCGGACTCGAACCCGTACGCTTGGATACAAACAAACTGACGTACTTGTTTGAATCCAAGGGCAGTGTCACCAGTTTTAACGTGGTTTCTGGGCGGCAG AAGCAGCCGTCGGTCTCAGTGTTGGGCATGAAGCGGAGCAACATCATAACCATCGCCCTGAGCAGCCTGCCCCCTCCCCGGCTCCTCCCCCCGGCCATCTACAGCATGGACAGCAGCGTGCTGGACAGAGAGGACGTTCAG CGTCTTCAAGCGCTAATCCCAACAGAAGAGGAGCTTTGCCTGATCAAGGAGGCCAAGTCCCAGAACCCCCACTCCTCTCTGGCCCAGGCTGAGCTGTGCCTGCTCACTTTGGGGGAAATCCCACACCTGAGCACCAGGCTTCAGCTGTGGGCCTTCGCTCTGGACTACGACTCCTTGGAGAGG GAAATTGCTGAGCCTCTCTTCCATCTGAAGTTGGCGATGGAACAACTGACAGCCAGCCAGACCTTTAGGTGTATCCTAGCCACAGTGCTAGCTATCGGAAACTTTCTCAATGGGTGCAAG GCCCGTGGTTTTGAGCTGAGCTACCTGAGCAAGCTGTCCCAGGTGAGGGATACGCACACTCGCCAGCCCCTGCTGCACCACGTCTGcgtgctcctgctgcagctctaCCCACAATCCTCTGACCTCTACTCTGACATCACCGCTGTCACAAAAGCTGGCAAG TGTGACTACTCCCAAGTTCACTCCAGCTTTGCTCAGCTAGAGTCACTGTGCAAAGCATCATGGGAGCAGCTGAAGGTACTGGAGAAGtctgaggaaaagaagaaaggaggaaagggGGATAAGAGGAAGGGCGGAGGTGATGAGGCCGCGGCCCCGGAGGGTTCGCTCCGTTACAGACTGCCAAAGATTCTGAAGGAGTGCGAGGAGAGACTGAAGGTCCTGAGAGCTGTCCATCGTCGGGTAGTCAACAG GTTCCACTTGTTCCTGTTATTCCTTGGATACTCCAAAGCCATGGTGAGAGACATCAAAGCAGAGGACTTCTGTAAAACCATCAGTAACTTTTCCCTGGAGTACAGGGCCACGCGGCAGGCCATCCTcctacagagagagagggagcggcaGAAAAGCGGAGCTGAAAGCTCAGGCCCTAACACACCTGTAGGCAGGAGGAAACTTCAGCAAACTCCATCAcag GAAAATGATGAGCAGAGCCGGCTAGAGGAAGTGCTGAAAACACCTGAGTCCATCTCGAGATTTGATTTTACTCTGCCCCGAAACCGGAGAAGGATGGCCGACATCCAAG GTAAATTTTCACGTACACTGAAGTGGTGA